One region of Flavobacterium sp. GSB-24 genomic DNA includes:
- a CDS encoding IS3 family transposase: MKENHLRSIAKSKYKKTTSPTRNNRSAENRLEQIFKAARRNEIWVSDITYIETGEGWLYLTVVIDLFDRKVIGWSISETMRAKDTSIASLRKALLNRPLQHNQELLFHSDQGKQYACYEFTTLLEKNKITQSMGRKGNCYDNAIAESFFKTLKVELVYQNK; this comes from the coding sequence ATGAAGGAAAACCATCTGAGAAGCATTGCAAAATCTAAATATAAAAAGACTACAAGCCCAACCCGCAATAACAGATCAGCAGAAAACAGATTAGAACAGATTTTTAAGGCAGCCAGAAGAAACGAAATCTGGGTTTCTGACATAACCTACATTGAAACAGGTGAAGGCTGGCTCTATCTTACTGTAGTGATAGACCTTTTTGACCGTAAAGTGATCGGCTGGTCCATCAGCGAGACAATGCGGGCAAAAGATACCAGCATTGCTTCCTTAAGAAAAGCTCTTCTAAATCGTCCCCTACAGCATAATCAGGAATTACTCTTTCACTCAGACCAAGGAAAGCAATACGCCTGCTATGAGTTTACTACCCTATTAGAGAAAAATAAAATAACCCAAAGCATGGGCCGAAAAGGAAACTGCTATGATAACGCAATAGCAGAAAGCTTCTTCAAGACATTAAAGGTAGAACTGGTATACCAAAATAAATAA
- a CDS encoding transposase has product MKNKRRTFTLGFKILAASMSIHCKRVCDVAGELNISARTLQHWKKLYQEGRFTIKKTSNEIYHKNELQKLRKQIKELEIERDIIKKAQNIFSGSG; this is encoded by the coding sequence ATGAAAAATAAAAGGAGAACCTTCACTTTAGGCTTTAAGATTCTGGCCGCTTCGATGAGCATCCACTGCAAAAGAGTCTGTGACGTGGCAGGAGAACTCAACATCAGTGCAAGAACCCTTCAGCACTGGAAGAAGCTTTACCAGGAAGGCAGATTTACCATAAAGAAAACTTCAAATGAAATATACCATAAAAATGAGCTGCAGAAGCTTCGGAAACAGATAAAAGAATTGGAAATTGAAAGGGACATCATAAAAAAGGCTCAAAATATCTTCTCCGGGAGCGGGTGA
- a CDS encoding PQQ-binding-like beta-propeller repeat protein, translating into MISLHNLLKTFLLAVLFFQYSIAQNKPFTFAHITDTHIGSENAAEDLEMSVKDINNNSDIEFVIHTGDVTEFGSDEELYTAKKILDKLKKPYYIVPGNHDAKWSESGCNTFLKVFKSECFAVEKNGFLFIGLASGPNMRMSPGQIPREHLEFLQNELKKNQARKLPLISVNHYPLDSGLNNWYEVIDQLKKQNIQAHLMGHGHSNKVYNFEGIPAVMGRSNLRADKTKEPKDQIAAYNIVRVENNKMIYSERKAGKETSAPWATIELKDHSFSKDTAIYKRPDYSINLKYPNVQVVWTTQFSSDIGSGVVLSGSIAVTANTKGEITALKADTGKKLWTYKTKGKIFSTPAIENNIVIVGSSDNSIYGLKLATGKKIWKFTTKKSVLGSPAIENDNVFIGGSDGIFRALNYKTGKLIWQYNDVSNFVECRPLVFQENVYFGSWGNSFYALNKNTGTLVWKSKNSGSRMLSPAAVFPVGSFNKIFIVAPDRFMTAFDSKSGKEIYRSKEVSCRESIGISKDGAIIYIKSMTDGSLTAIDAQSETQKILWNVDTELSYEIAPSPITESGSLVFVPGQNGIICAVNKDSQKAEWRYKVSNTLINAVTPFGTDKILISTMDGKVICLKY; encoded by the coding sequence ATGATTTCTCTACACAACCTATTAAAAACTTTTTTATTAGCTGTACTTTTTTTTCAGTATTCAATAGCTCAGAACAAGCCGTTTACTTTTGCACATATTACTGATACACATATTGGAAGTGAAAATGCTGCAGAAGATCTTGAAATGTCTGTAAAAGATATTAATAATAATTCTGATATTGAGTTTGTAATTCACACAGGTGATGTGACCGAATTTGGTTCTGATGAAGAATTGTACACGGCAAAAAAAATACTCGATAAACTCAAAAAACCTTATTACATTGTTCCTGGAAACCATGATGCAAAGTGGTCTGAGAGTGGATGTAATACTTTTTTAAAAGTTTTTAAAAGTGAATGCTTTGCTGTCGAAAAAAATGGTTTTCTATTTATAGGTTTGGCATCAGGACCTAATATGAGAATGTCTCCCGGACAAATTCCAAGAGAACATCTTGAGTTTTTACAAAATGAGCTCAAAAAAAATCAAGCAAGAAAATTACCTTTAATTTCGGTAAATCATTATCCATTAGATTCAGGACTGAATAATTGGTATGAAGTAATCGATCAATTAAAAAAGCAAAATATTCAAGCTCATTTAATGGGACACGGACATTCCAACAAAGTCTATAATTTCGAAGGAATTCCAGCTGTTATGGGCAGATCTAATCTTCGTGCCGATAAAACAAAAGAACCAAAAGACCAAATTGCGGCATATAATATCGTTAGAGTAGAAAACAACAAAATGATTTATTCGGAACGAAAAGCAGGAAAAGAAACTTCAGCACCTTGGGCCACAATTGAATTAAAAGATCATTCTTTCAGCAAAGACACAGCTATATACAAAAGACCTGATTATAGTATTAATTTAAAATATCCAAATGTTCAAGTAGTCTGGACTACTCAATTTTCTTCGGATATTGGCAGTGGCGTTGTATTAAGTGGCAGTATTGCAGTTACAGCGAATACAAAAGGAGAAATTACAGCCTTGAAAGCTGATACTGGAAAAAAATTATGGACATACAAAACAAAAGGGAAAATATTCTCAACACCAGCAATTGAAAATAATATTGTGATCGTAGGCTCATCTGATAATTCTATATATGGATTAAAATTAGCTACCGGAAAAAAAATATGGAAATTTACCACTAAAAAATCTGTACTGGGATCTCCTGCAATTGAAAATGATAATGTTTTTATAGGAGGTTCTGATGGTATCTTTAGAGCGTTGAATTATAAAACCGGAAAATTAATCTGGCAGTACAATGATGTTAGTAATTTTGTTGAATGCAGGCCTTTGGTTTTCCAAGAGAATGTGTACTTCGGGTCATGGGGAAATAGTTTTTATGCCTTAAATAAAAATACGGGTACATTGGTCTGGAAATCAAAAAATTCAGGCAGCCGAATGCTATCACCAGCAGCAGTATTTCCTGTTGGAAGTTTTAATAAAATCTTCATTGTTGCTCCAGACCGCTTTATGACTGCCTTTGATTCGAAATCAGGAAAGGAAATTTATCGTTCGAAAGAGGTAAGCTGCAGGGAATCGATCGGTATTTCAAAAGATGGTGCTATAATTTATATAAAAAGTATGACTGATGGCAGCTTGACTGCAATTGATGCGCAAAGTGAAACCCAAAAGATACTTTGGAATGTAGACACAGAACTAAGCTACGAGATTGCCCCTTCACCTATAACAGAATCTGGCAGCCTTGTTTTTGTCCCTGGACAGAACGGAATAATTTGTGCTGTAAATAAAGATTCGCAGAAGGCAGAGTGGAGATATAAAGTTTCCAATACGCTGATAAATGCCGTAACCCCTTTTGGAACAGATAAAATTCTGATCAGCACAATGGATGGAAAAGTAATCTGTTTAAAGTACTAA
- a CDS encoding DUF3370 family protein gives MKAKKLICIVITTILIYACSNEENVKESVSQTVSNKTAKAQLAVNSLVSSDWTSGTLSTSIVPPQNLKHLSGNLSEKPIWKSNNPEIIRGNGWLMQNARVDSSRGGSSNPLSGTFGVYLFHINQSGSVKYLHVLVSNPQTSALTISGKGSTYTNSEKPLNGSATGQSYFVSKDWLQNTPRTTFNNVTINPSKVYEVYRATLANNNMVDGSYEITASQGVYVYTVVTSTGSINDAVNATQTAAAGDIYTESTNTYGREAGIYTESGWSGTTDIDLPTGPAYMGLCLNTSSKFAVGGTYLQNQNAPFSYKLNGASQNTYGNYGHKYTLTLKLNNPNSTSKNVSLTFASNFTSATNSPSFTFNGPLYLNGALKNIYTTPTQPAQNLATWSIPANSFFNATITFYVPGLITTGQQLILKQTN, from the coding sequence ATGAAAGCAAAAAAACTAATATGCATTGTTATTACAACTATTCTTATTTATGCCTGTTCAAATGAAGAAAATGTAAAGGAATCCGTTTCTCAGACAGTATCAAATAAAACAGCAAAAGCACAATTAGCCGTAAATTCTCTAGTTTCTTCAGACTGGACTTCAGGAACTCTGTCCACTTCAATTGTACCGCCACAAAACTTGAAACACTTGAGTGGTAATTTATCTGAAAAACCAATTTGGAAAAGTAACAATCCAGAAATTATACGAGGGAATGGATGGCTAATGCAAAATGCACGCGTAGATTCCAGCAGAGGAGGTTCGTCAAATCCTCTTTCTGGTACTTTTGGAGTTTATCTATTTCACATCAACCAATCCGGTTCTGTAAAATACTTACACGTTTTAGTTTCAAACCCTCAAACCAGTGCTCTTACAATTAGTGGAAAAGGCTCTACCTATACCAATTCTGAGAAACCGCTAAATGGAAGCGCAACAGGTCAGAGTTATTTTGTCTCAAAAGACTGGCTTCAAAATACGCCTCGTACAACATTTAACAACGTAACCATTAATCCGTCAAAGGTTTATGAAGTTTATAGAGCAACCTTAGCAAACAACAATATGGTAGATGGGTCTTATGAAATAACTGCTTCACAGGGTGTATATGTCTACACAGTCGTTACTTCAACTGGATCTATTAACGATGCGGTAAATGCTACTCAGACGGCGGCCGCTGGAGATATTTATACCGAAAGTACGAATACGTATGGTCGAGAAGCTGGAATATATACTGAATCTGGATGGTCTGGAACTACTGACATTGACTTACCAACTGGACCAGCCTACATGGGATTATGTCTTAATACAAGTTCGAAATTTGCTGTAGGTGGAACATATTTGCAAAATCAAAATGCTCCGTTCTCTTATAAATTAAACGGAGCTTCACAAAATACTTATGGAAACTACGGCCACAAATATACCTTGACTCTTAAGCTAAATAATCCAAACAGTACCTCAAAAAATGTATCGCTTACATTTGCTTCTAACTTTACATCAGCAACAAATTCACCTTCCTTCACTTTCAACGGGCCACTTTATTTAAATGGAGCTTTAAAAAATATTTACACTACTCCAACACAGCCGGCACAGAATCTGGCAACTTGGAGTATTCCTGCTAACTCATTTTTTAATGCCACAATAACATTTTATGTTCCAGGTTTAATTACGACAGGACAACAGTTAATTTTAAAACAAACTAATTAA
- a CDS encoding ROK family protein encodes MNLKDLLDISKDNSLSGQKWHMLRQSIVKRLLSAGNATIAEISSELQSSVPTVTKAVNELLQEGNVVDMGKITNSGGRRPSLYSINPTCAFFLGVEVGRTHMSIGLQNIKNEFISLDLRVPFALKNSQESLLEFCTLINNYIEESSVEKKLIVGICINFSGRINSMEGFSYNYFFSENRPLTEIISEQLGLPVHLENDTRAMAFGEYCEGVVDDEQNIIFLNYSWGVAIGIMTDGKLYYGKSGYSGEFGHSTLFENEIICQCGKLGCLETEISGWSLVRQFKEALKEGKHSKIELNENEDLQHLDIISGAINLEDSLCIELVTRQSEKMGRYLSILLNIFNPDLLVIGGDFSQLGDFALLPIQSALKKHSLGLVNRDMKLKKSTLGHRVGVIGACCIVKEKMLSPFFK; translated from the coding sequence ATGAATTTAAAAGATTTACTTGATATTAGTAAAGACAATAGTCTTTCAGGACAAAAATGGCATATGCTCAGACAGTCAATTGTAAAAAGATTGCTTTCTGCGGGAAATGCTACAATTGCAGAAATAAGTTCTGAATTGCAGTCTAGTGTTCCTACTGTTACTAAAGCGGTCAACGAGCTTTTACAGGAAGGGAATGTGGTAGATATGGGAAAAATAACCAACAGTGGAGGAAGAAGACCTTCTTTATATAGTATCAATCCAACTTGTGCTTTTTTCTTAGGAGTTGAGGTTGGAAGGACCCATATGTCTATTGGTTTGCAGAATATCAAAAATGAGTTTATAAGCCTTGATCTGCGTGTTCCCTTTGCATTAAAAAATTCTCAGGAATCTCTTCTGGAGTTTTGTACTCTTATTAATAACTATATTGAAGAAAGTTCTGTAGAGAAAAAATTGATTGTAGGGATCTGTATTAACTTTTCCGGGCGTATTAATTCTATGGAAGGTTTTAGTTATAATTATTTTTTTAGTGAAAACAGGCCTCTGACAGAAATTATTTCAGAACAGCTTGGACTTCCGGTTCATCTTGAAAATGACACCCGAGCAATGGCTTTTGGTGAATATTGTGAAGGTGTTGTGGATGATGAGCAAAATATAATTTTCTTGAATTACAGCTGGGGAGTTGCTATTGGTATAATGACAGATGGAAAGCTTTACTACGGAAAGTCTGGCTATTCTGGTGAGTTTGGGCATAGTACCCTTTTTGAAAATGAAATCATTTGTCAATGTGGGAAATTAGGCTGTCTGGAAACTGAAATTTCAGGCTGGTCACTAGTAAGACAATTTAAAGAAGCTTTAAAAGAAGGTAAGCATTCTAAAATTGAACTCAATGAAAATGAGGATCTGCAGCATTTAGATATTATCTCGGGAGCGATAAATCTCGAAGATAGCTTGTGTATAGAACTGGTTACCAGACAAAGTGAAAAAATGGGACGCTATCTGTCTATCTTGCTTAATATATTCAATCCAGATCTGCTTGTTATTGGAGGAGACTTTTCTCAGCTTGGAGATTTTGCACTTCTTCCAATACAATCAGCACTGAAAAAGCATTCGCTAGGTTTGGTAAATAGAGATATGAAATTAAAGAAATCAACACTGGGGCATCGTGTGGGTGTTATTGGAGCTTGCTGCATTGTAAAAGAAAAGATGTTATCTCCTTTTTTTAAATAA
- a CDS encoding family 10 glycosylhydrolase, with product MHNILKIIMMPILLFSLSCCAGIQKTTIASTPISPIKGVWVTNVASKALDSKENIIETVAVCKKSGITDIYVVVWNRGTTLYPSKIMNDLFGKAIMERFNGRDPLQEMIEAGHKANIKVHAWFEFGFASSYGENGGAILKKFPNWKAVDNKGNLVTKNGFEWMNAIDPEVQNFVKSLIVEVVENYNVDGIQGDDRLPAMPSLGGYDPYTVALYKKEHNGNNPPEDYKNADWLTWRADKLTVFLGALYKELKAIKPQLIVSMAPSIHPWAKEEYLQDWPTWLDKGYCDYVIPQVYRKTIESYTATLEDQIKFLKKDQKDKFFCGVLLQVNGVNPKPDFLKNMIDTNRKLGIKGESFFFYEGLKAFPDYFSQEYTKK from the coding sequence ATGCATAATATTTTAAAAATTATCATGATGCCTATTTTATTGTTTTCACTTTCTTGCTGTGCAGGAATTCAGAAAACAACTATTGCTTCAACTCCAATTTCTCCAATTAAAGGAGTGTGGGTGACTAATGTTGCTTCAAAAGCTTTAGATTCAAAAGAAAATATAATAGAGACGGTTGCAGTCTGCAAAAAATCTGGTATTACAGATATTTATGTTGTGGTTTGGAATAGAGGAACGACTTTGTATCCAAGTAAGATAATGAATGATTTATTTGGCAAAGCAATTATGGAACGTTTTAATGGTCGAGATCCGCTGCAAGAAATGATCGAAGCAGGGCATAAAGCAAATATTAAAGTTCATGCATGGTTTGAGTTTGGTTTTGCTTCTTCTTACGGCGAGAATGGAGGTGCTATCCTAAAAAAGTTTCCAAACTGGAAAGCAGTAGATAATAAAGGAAACTTAGTTACAAAAAATGGTTTTGAATGGATGAATGCTATTGATCCTGAAGTTCAGAATTTTGTAAAATCATTGATTGTGGAGGTTGTTGAAAACTATAATGTAGATGGAATTCAGGGAGATGACCGTCTGCCGGCAATGCCTTCGCTTGGAGGCTATGATCCTTATACGGTAGCTTTATATAAAAAAGAACATAACGGTAATAATCCTCCAGAAGATTATAAAAATGCTGATTGGCTTACTTGGCGGGCTGATAAATTGACCGTTTTTTTAGGCGCGCTTTATAAAGAATTAAAAGCAATCAAACCTCAATTGATTGTGAGTATGGCTCCAAGTATTCATCCGTGGGCAAAAGAAGAATACCTGCAAGACTGGCCAACTTGGTTGGACAAAGGATATTGCGATTATGTAATTCCGCAGGTTTACAGAAAAACAATTGAGAGTTACACTGCTACATTGGAAGACCAAATAAAATTTCTTAAAAAAGATCAGAAAGATAAATTCTTTTGTGGGGTTCTGCTTCAAGTCAACGGTGTAAATCCGAAACCTGATTTTTTAAAGAATATGATTGATACCAATAGAAAACTGGGAATAAAAGGAGAGTCCTTCTTTTTTTATGAGGGATTGAAAGCTTTTCCAGATTATTTTTCTCAAGAATACACTAAAAAGTAA
- a CDS encoding DUF5009 domain-containing protein encodes MKTRALSIDALRGFAIIAMILSGQMVLTYLPAWMAHAQVPPNSSFNPNIYGITWVDLVFPFFLFSMGAAFPFSLGSKLENGASKCSLSLNAFSRGLQLVFFAIFFMHMRPFVISSPVDLKACVISLVSFALMFGMFMSDSFAKYFKKQETSSFIIKIAAFALGFALMFLTNYQGKDNHNFDIYYSDIILVVLANMAFLASVIYIFTFKKPENRLLVLPFIMATFLASTNEGWVKQLYDFTPFAWAYKFYYLKYFFIVIPGTLAGEYIKEWTISPQSNEEQNDNKAIATGLVSLAIIVSNVYFLFTRQLEINLAVTLVLLILNYFLLKSDTSGFGVFWKKLFSAGAYCLMLGLFLEAYEGGIRKDSSTYSYYFVTSGLAFLAVLFFSMICDYFKYIRATKFLVLTGQNPMIAYVATSMVVMPVLTILTITNYFDAFNENAFMGFLRGLILTILAILITIFFSRKKWFWRT; translated from the coding sequence ATGAAAACAAGAGCTTTGTCTATTGATGCCTTAAGAGGATTTGCAATCATCGCCATGATACTTTCTGGACAAATGGTACTTACTTATTTACCTGCCTGGATGGCACATGCTCAAGTGCCACCCAACTCATCATTTAATCCTAATATTTATGGGATAACGTGGGTAGATCTTGTTTTTCCCTTCTTTTTATTTTCAATGGGTGCTGCATTTCCTTTTTCATTGGGTAGCAAATTAGAAAATGGTGCTAGTAAATGCAGCCTTTCTCTAAATGCATTTTCAAGAGGATTGCAATTGGTCTTTTTCGCTATTTTTTTCATGCACATGAGACCATTCGTAATTAGCAGTCCGGTTGATCTTAAAGCTTGTGTTATTTCTTTGGTTTCTTTTGCATTGATGTTTGGAATGTTTATGTCGGATTCTTTTGCGAAATACTTTAAAAAACAGGAAACGAGCTCGTTCATAATAAAGATTGCTGCTTTTGCATTAGGATTTGCATTAATGTTTTTAACGAATTATCAGGGAAAAGACAATCATAATTTTGATATTTATTACAGCGATATTATTCTTGTAGTACTTGCCAATATGGCGTTTTTAGCGAGTGTGATTTATATTTTTACATTTAAAAAACCTGAGAATAGATTATTGGTTTTGCCTTTTATTATGGCCACTTTTTTAGCCAGTACAAATGAAGGCTGGGTAAAGCAATTGTATGATTTTACACCGTTTGCATGGGCTTATAAATTCTACTATTTAAAATATTTTTTCATTGTAATTCCGGGAACTCTTGCCGGAGAATATATAAAGGAATGGACTATTTCTCCGCAAAGTAATGAGGAACAAAATGATAATAAAGCAATTGCAACAGGTTTAGTTTCTTTGGCAATTATTGTTAGCAATGTTTATTTTTTATTTACACGTCAATTAGAAATAAATCTGGCAGTTACTTTAGTTTTATTGATTTTGAATTATTTCCTTTTAAAATCGGATACTTCTGGATTTGGTGTTTTTTGGAAAAAACTTTTTTCTGCAGGAGCTTACTGTTTAATGTTAGGATTATTTCTTGAAGCTTACGAAGGTGGAATTCGTAAAGATTCTTCGACCTACAGTTATTATTTTGTAACATCGGGGCTGGCTTTTTTAGCAGTATTATTTTTCTCTATGATTTGTGATTATTTCAAATATATCAGAGCTACCAAATTTTTGGTTTTAACAGGACAGAATCCAATGATTGCCTACGTTGCAACATCAATGGTTGTAATGCCAGTTTTAACCATTTTAACTATCACAAATTATTTCGATGCATTTAACGAAAACGCTTTTATGGGATTCCTGAGAGGTTTAATACTTACGATACTTGCCATTTTAATAACGATTTTTTTCTCCAGAAAGAAATGGTTTTGGAGAACCTGA
- a CDS encoding FAD-dependent oxidoreductase, with product MKIQIIAFFLFCYGYSQNITKKTVDVLVIGGSTSGTSAGIASSRLGANTLIVEESPWIGGMFTLQGVGACDGNHNLDSGIWNEFRGALRDYYGGAAALETGWVSNTLFEPSVGNKIFNQIASKEKNLQIIHGYYVASIIKDGNIVKGASFKNDKNDILEVQAKITIDATDIGETLKMAGAAYRLGMDSQKETKEANAPLKPNKIVQDLTWVAILKDYGKGIDKTIAKPENYSASNFTGSCMETVDHKEIDCDKMLTYGKMPNNKYMINWPKKGNDVYLDVVELSREDRNKELLKARNYTLQFVYYIQNELGYKNLGLADDEFQTSDLLAYAPYYREGRRVKGVSFLTYNHVADPYNQKEALYKTGISVGDYPVDHHHKQNPNAPDLGFPPVPSYNVPLGSLIPEKVDGFIVSDKAISASNLINGATRLQPVVLLTGQAAGTLAGIAVKNKVEPRQVSVREVQQSLLNQKAYIMPLYDVKPTDPAFESIQKITATGILKTKGESYKWANRTWFYPEQNISVQEFTEGLNQFNAKNKVIKKTDLLTEQDAANILTKAGAKIEKRNYSNNPISKKDLAVLIERTLRPFEIEIDFSGHIKSGK from the coding sequence ATGAAAATTCAAATAATTGCATTTTTTTTATTTTGTTACGGATATTCGCAGAATATCACCAAAAAGACGGTTGACGTTTTAGTAATTGGAGGCTCTACCAGCGGAACTTCTGCTGGTATTGCATCTTCCAGATTGGGTGCTAATACTTTAATCGTAGAAGAATCGCCTTGGATAGGCGGTATGTTCACTTTGCAGGGAGTTGGTGCCTGCGATGGTAATCATAACCTTGATTCGGGAATCTGGAACGAATTCAGAGGTGCGCTTAGAGATTATTACGGCGGCGCCGCAGCTCTTGAAACAGGCTGGGTAAGCAACACACTTTTTGAGCCTTCGGTAGGAAATAAAATCTTCAATCAAATTGCATCAAAAGAAAAAAATCTTCAAATTATTCATGGCTATTATGTGGCAAGTATCATTAAAGATGGAAATATAGTTAAAGGAGCTTCTTTCAAAAATGATAAAAATGACATTTTAGAGGTTCAGGCAAAAATTACAATCGATGCTACTGATATAGGTGAAACGCTTAAAATGGCGGGAGCAGCCTACCGTTTAGGAATGGATTCTCAAAAAGAAACCAAAGAAGCCAATGCACCATTAAAACCGAATAAAATAGTACAGGATTTAACTTGGGTTGCTATTTTAAAAGATTATGGAAAAGGTATTGATAAAACCATCGCCAAGCCAGAAAATTATTCAGCTTCAAATTTTACTGGTTCTTGTATGGAAACGGTTGATCACAAAGAAATTGACTGCGACAAAATGCTGACTTATGGAAAAATGCCAAACAATAAATACATGATCAATTGGCCTAAAAAAGGTAATGATGTATATCTGGATGTGGTTGAATTATCGAGAGAAGACCGAAATAAAGAACTGCTAAAAGCGAGAAATTACACTTTACAGTTTGTTTACTATATACAAAATGAACTGGGATATAAAAATCTTGGTTTAGCAGATGACGAATTTCAAACTTCAGATTTGTTGGCTTATGCTCCTTATTATCGTGAGGGAAGAAGAGTAAAAGGAGTTTCGTTTTTGACTTATAACCACGTAGCGGACCCTTACAATCAAAAAGAAGCTTTATACAAAACAGGAATTTCTGTTGGAGATTATCCTGTAGATCATCATCATAAACAAAATCCTAATGCCCCAGATCTTGGATTTCCACCTGTACCTTCTTATAATGTTCCTCTTGGATCATTAATCCCTGAAAAAGTTGACGGATTTATTGTTTCTGATAAAGCGATTTCAGCTTCAAATTTAATTAATGGTGCAACACGTTTACAACCTGTTGTTTTACTTACAGGTCAGGCAGCAGGAACTTTGGCAGGAATTGCCGTTAAAAATAAAGTTGAACCACGTCAGGTTTCGGTAAGAGAAGTACAACAATCACTTTTAAATCAAAAAGCGTATATCATGCCGCTGTATGATGTGAAGCCTACAGATCCAGCTTTTGAAAGTATTCAAAAAATTACAGCTACCGGAATTTTAAAAACAAAAGGAGAAAGCTACAAATGGGCCAACAGAACTTGGTTTTATCCAGAACAAAACATTTCTGTTCAAGAATTTACAGAAGGCCTAAATCAGTTTAATGCTAAAAATAAAGTAATTAAAAAAACAGATTTGCTGACAGAACAGGATGCCGCAAATATACTTACAAAAGCTGGCGCTAAAATCGAAAAGAGAAATTATTCTAATAATCCAATAAGTAAAAAAGATTTGGCAGTTTTAATCGAAAGGACCCTTCGTCCATTTGAGATAGAAATTGATTTTTCAGGTCATATTAAATCAGGAAAATAA
- a CDS encoding GDSL-type esterase/lipase family protein produces the protein MPVAKNEIILLGDSITNCANWDEIFSGQHVKNRGISGDITLGVLDRMGEIVRREPKKVFILIGINDIALKISRETILTNYQTIVSILKDQSPKTKIYIQSILPTNDEFDTFKNHQGKMQIIKEVNIELEKLAEKNNVVFVDLFPNFLDENGKLSKAYTNDGLHLLGPGYLLWASLIKKYIE, from the coding sequence ATGCCAGTTGCCAAAAATGAAATTATTTTACTTGGAGATAGTATAACTAATTGTGCTAACTGGGATGAAATTTTCTCAGGGCAGCATGTCAAAAACCGGGGAATTTCTGGAGATATCACATTAGGTGTTTTAGATCGAATGGGTGAAATCGTAAGGAGAGAGCCAAAAAAAGTATTTATTCTGATTGGAATTAACGATATAGCTCTAAAAATTAGTCGCGAAACAATCCTAACAAATTATCAGACAATAGTTTCCATATTAAAAGACCAAAGCCCTAAAACGAAAATATATATCCAAAGCATTCTTCCAACAAATGATGAGTTTGATACATTCAAAAATCATCAGGGTAAAATGCAGATTATTAAAGAAGTCAATATAGAATTGGAAAAATTGGCGGAAAAGAATAACGTTGTTTTCGTCGACCTTTTTCCTAATTTTTTAGATGAAAATGGAAAACTCAGCAAAGCTTATACAAATGATGGACTACATCTTTTGGGACCTGGTTACCTTTTGTGGGCTTCTCTTATAAAAAAGTACATAGAATAG